One genomic region from Haloterrigena gelatinilytica encodes:
- a CDS encoding adenylate kinase — MAQPRILILGAPGAGKGTQSAKITEEFDVDHITTGDALRGNKDMDISDMDTEYDTPREYMDRGELVPDAVVNAIVEEALSQADGFVLDGYPRNLEQAEELEGMTDLDLALMLDVGEEELVDRLTGRRVCSECGTNYHVEYDQPEEEGVCDECGGELIQRDDDTEETVRERLEVYHENTEPVIEHYEEQGDLERVDGERAPDEVWEDVKATIEDAA, encoded by the coding sequence ATGGCACAGCCACGAATTCTGATCCTGGGTGCGCCCGGGGCAGGAAAGGGGACCCAAAGCGCCAAGATCACCGAGGAGTTCGACGTCGACCACATCACCACCGGCGACGCCCTCCGCGGGAACAAGGACATGGACATCTCCGACATGGACACGGAGTACGACACTCCGCGGGAGTACATGGATCGGGGCGAACTCGTCCCCGACGCGGTCGTCAACGCCATCGTCGAGGAGGCCCTCTCCCAGGCCGACGGCTTCGTCCTCGACGGCTACCCGCGGAACCTAGAGCAGGCCGAGGAACTCGAGGGCATGACCGACCTCGACCTCGCGCTCATGCTCGACGTCGGCGAGGAAGAACTGGTCGACCGACTCACCGGTCGCCGCGTCTGTTCGGAGTGTGGCACCAACTATCACGTCGAGTACGACCAGCCCGAAGAGGAGGGCGTCTGCGACGAGTGCGGCGGCGAACTGATCCAGCGCGACGACGACACCGAGGAAACCGTCCGCGAACGCCTCGAGGTCTACCACGAGAACACGGAACCGGTCATCGAACACTACGAAGAGCAGGGCGACCTCGAGCGCGTCGACGGCGAGCGAGCGCCTGACGAGGTCTGGGAGGACGTGAAGGCGACGATCGAAGACGCGGCGTAG
- a CDS encoding DUF7289 family protein yields the protein MSEPRGVGTTTSTERGQSTLIGVVLLIGMVAAGSLGIFLIAGDAITGAEQQSEQERIEQAFVELSNSISSSAGSGDVSQSMELHAGDRGAIAHHDSATYKIWTQNYNGSNNNTVANGSIGTIEYEDDDGTKIAYEGGAVFRETGIQTRVLSSPPIDYNHETSTLSFPVVGLTEDKTIDSGDITIKQTNVDREPTNYIQNDHVFVEIHSEYCRGWQQYFTEQAGDTTLQESCYGGENEDGTVKVRLGYDDISNAFSSGVAVPSEDNINDKKDTFDDISSGKQYQPMDGTIQQLTDDFENGSAEHIDGYGEYTEGDYYAEELINPNLEFNLSDGDAVLAVDGDVRIDDNSGGITVSDCGPDGEGQLKIYVEGDLVMSKGEIQPDCGEDGGIETIQVYGMSTTGIDFHSNPTFNGLIYAASDKDPADDDFNGWPVEGSKKRDDSYQLNFQGANEFKGAMVVHSINTDSNLNGVDDVTPEDDAVIEPIPDGYAPAPQLTYLNLAEHEIEIKNN from the coding sequence ATGAGTGAGCCGCGTGGGGTCGGGACGACAACATCGACGGAACGGGGCCAGTCGACGTTGATTGGAGTCGTGTTGTTGATCGGGATGGTCGCAGCCGGCAGCCTCGGGATCTTTCTGATCGCCGGTGACGCAATCACCGGTGCGGAACAGCAGTCCGAGCAAGAACGAATCGAACAGGCGTTCGTCGAGTTAAGCAACAGCATCTCGTCGTCGGCGGGGTCCGGAGACGTCTCGCAGTCGATGGAATTACATGCCGGTGATCGGGGAGCGATCGCCCACCACGACTCGGCGACGTACAAGATCTGGACGCAGAATTACAACGGCTCCAACAATAACACCGTCGCGAACGGATCGATCGGCACCATCGAGTACGAGGACGACGACGGGACGAAAATCGCGTACGAGGGCGGTGCGGTCTTCCGCGAAACCGGGATACAAACGCGAGTTCTCTCCTCTCCGCCGATCGACTACAACCACGAGACGAGTACGCTATCGTTCCCCGTCGTCGGGCTCACCGAAGACAAGACGATCGACTCCGGCGATATCACGATCAAACAGACCAACGTCGATCGCGAACCGACGAATTACATCCAGAACGATCACGTGTTCGTCGAAATCCACAGCGAGTACTGTCGCGGTTGGCAGCAGTACTTCACTGAGCAGGCGGGCGATACGACCCTCCAAGAGTCGTGTTACGGCGGCGAGAACGAGGACGGGACGGTGAAGGTGAGACTCGGCTACGACGATATTTCGAACGCGTTCTCTTCGGGTGTGGCAGTTCCCTCCGAAGATAACATCAATGATAAGAAGGATACGTTCGACGATATCTCGTCGGGCAAGCAGTATCAACCGATGGACGGGACAATACAGCAACTAACAGATGATTTCGAGAACGGATCGGCCGAACACATCGATGGCTACGGGGAGTACACCGAAGGGGACTACTACGCAGAGGAGTTGATCAATCCGAATCTCGAGTTCAACCTCTCCGACGGCGACGCGGTGCTCGCCGTAGACGGGGACGTTCGAATCGACGACAACAGCGGTGGCATCACCGTCTCCGACTGTGGACCCGACGGAGAGGGACAACTGAAAATCTACGTAGAGGGCGACCTTGTCATGAGTAAAGGCGAGATTCAACCGGACTGTGGTGAAGACGGTGGCATCGAAACCATACAGGTCTACGGAATGTCGACGACTGGCATCGATTTTCACTCGAATCCAACGTTCAACGGACTGATCTACGCTGCAAGCGACAAAGATCCCGCAGATGATGATTTTAACGGATGGCCGGTCGAAGGATCGAAAAAGCGCGACGATAGCTACCAGCTAAATTTTCAGGGTGCAAACGAATTCAAGGGAGCGATGGTCGTCCATTCGATAAACACGGACAGTAACCTAAACGGCGTCGACGACGTGACTCCCGAGGATGACGCGGTCATCGAGCCGATACCGGACGGCTACGCACCCGCGCCGCAACTCACCTACCTCAATCTCGCCGAACACGAGATCGAAATCAAAAACAACTGA